The DNA region GGGGTGGTAGCGCCTACATCTTCCACGCTGGATATTGGGGACCGCACATCGGCTTCTATGGCGGCGTGAACTATGGCTTTGGCTACACGGGGCGCGGCTACGAAGGTGGCTACTGGAACCATGGTGTGTTCGCATACAACCGCAGCGTGAACAATATTAATGTCACCAATGTTCACAACGTCTACAACAAGACGGTCGTGGTGAACAACTACAACCGCGTAAGCTATAACGGTGGCAGAGGTGGTCTGCAGGTGCGCGAAAATGCGCAGGAGCAGGCGGCAATGCGTGAACAGCGGATTCCGCCGACGGCAAATCAGATCAGCCATCGCGACGCTGCGGCGCAGGACCGCGGCCAGCTTGCCTCTGTCAATCATGGGCGTCCACAGGTCGCCGCCATGCGTAGCGTGAATGAGCGTGCCTTCAACCAGCAGCAGCGCGTTGCCAACGGTGTACGCTCCGGCCAGATGACGGCGGGGGAGACTCGCAATATCGAGAATCGCGAAGCCAGCATCAACCGGGAGACTGCGAATGACCGCTCTGCAAACAATGGGCGCTTGACGCAGCAGCAGCATCAACAGATCAACCAGCGGCAGAATAACGTAAGCCGATCGATCAACAATGACAGGCACAATGCGGCGCGGCAGCCGCAGGTGCAGCGGCAACAGCAAGCACGTCAGCAGGGCGGTAATGGCGGGGGACGTGAGGAACATCGCTAGACGGTAGTTGCAAAAGAAAGTGAAACAGCCGGCGCCTATGTGCGCCGGCTGTTTTGCGTCTGGGCTCCAGGCAAGCGAGGTTGCACCTAAAATGATGAGAAGGTGCTGAACCAACAACAACTCGATCAAGTTTGCGTGATCCTGGTCCGCGCGCGCAACCCGAACAACATTGGCGCAGTAGCGCGGGCGATGCACGACTTTGGATTTCGCAACCTGCGTGTGGTGAACGAGTATGCCGTACCGTTCGCTACGGCACGCTCTGCCGTCGATGCGTCGGAGGTGCTCGCGGGTGCGGTAGAGTTTGGCAGCGTGGCCGACGCGGTCGCGGACTGCACATTGGTAGTGGGGACGACGGCGGTGGGCGAGCGGGCATTGTTGCATCCGCTTCATGCCTTGCCTGAAGCTGCTGCAGAGATAAGTGAAGCAATGGCGCGAGGGGGACGGGTAGCGCTGCTGTTCGGCTCTGAGAAGACGGGACTGAGCAACGATGAGTTGAGTCATTGCCATTGGCTGCTGACGATTCCGATGCAGAAGCACGAGGACCTGCGGCATCCGTCGATGAATCTTGGCCAGGCCGTCGCGGTATGCCTATACGAGCTGGTGCGCGAGACGGGCATCCATGTGGGTGTGGGCGTTCCGGCTGCGGCTGAGGCAGGTGAGGTGGAGAGGCTGACAGCACTGCTGACCGAGGTGTTGGAAAAGACAGGCTACACGCGGCGTCATCCGGCGAATTGCGATGAAGCGCAGATAAGGCGGCTGGTTCTGCGAATGGGAGTGGCAGCGAGCGATGCGCCGGTGTGGATGGGGATTCTGCGGCAGATGTTGTGGAAGGTGCGCGGCGGCGAGGCTAAGGATGAATAAAATTTGGAGGCTGCTGGATGTTGGTTGGTAAGCGCGGGCTGTTGGTTGCGGGAGTAGTTGCTGGTTGCTGTTTATCTGTTGGGGCGCTGGCGCAGGGGAGGCAGCTCACACCGGAGGACTATGCGCGCGCTGAAAAGTTCATGGACTACAACGTCAATCCTCTCGTGTTTCACACGGTGGAGCATCCCAAATGGATGGAGGATGGCCGCTTCTGGTACGCCGATCGCGGTCCAGATGGAGTGACGTTCATACTCGTCGATCCGGCGACAGGGGCAAAGACTCCCGCCTTCGATCAGGACAGATTAGCAGCAGCACTAACGACGGCGACTGGAGGCAAGACGAAGTTCGATGCCCATCATCTGGCGATTACAGATATCGCGTTGAAGGATGCGCGAACCGCGTTCGTGAATGTGAGTGGAATGACGATGCGCTGCGATCTGAATGCTCCAGTGAAATGCAAAGAAGTAACGATGCCGAAAGAGGGTGACGCAGCAAGACTGCTATCGGAGAGTCGCGGCGTGGCCGAGGCGGATATCTCTCCGGATGGAAAGAAGGTCGCGTTCATCCGCGACTACAACCTGTGGGTTCGAGATACGACGACGGGCAAAGATACGCAACTCACCAAAGACGGAGTGAAGGACTTTGGCTATGCCACCGATAACGCCGGATGGCAGCAGAGTGACAACGCAATTCTGGTGTGGTCGGCGGACTCGAAGAAGATTGCGACGTTTCAGCAGGACCAGCGCAAGGATGGCGAGATGTACCTGGTGCCGGTGACGAATGGGCATCCGGTACTGAAGGCGTGGAAGTATCCGCTGGTGGGCGACGCCGATGTGACGATGATTGAACGCGTGATTATCGACGTGGACAAACGCAAGGTGATTCGACTGAAGATGCCGCCAGACCAGCATCGTTCGACCTTGTGCGACGACGTCAGTTGCGAAGCGACAAAGACCTGGGATGACGTGCAGTGGAGTGAGGATGGCAAACATCTTGCCTTCGTTTCGACCTCGCGCGATCACAAGCAGGAATGGCTGCGGGTGGCCGATGCAGCGAATGGCGATGTACGCGATGTGATGAGCGAGACAGTGGCCACTTACTTCGAAAGCGGCAACGGCAAGGTGAACTGGAAGTATCTGCCGCAGTCGAATGAGGTGCTGTGGTTCAGCGAACGCGACAACTGGGGACAGATGTATCTGTATGACCTGACGACCGGCAAGCTGAAGAACCAGATCACGCATGGCGACGGCAATGTGACGCAGGTGCTGCATGTGGATGAGAAGGCGCGAAAGATTTACTTCCTTGCAGTGGGAAAGGAAGCAGGGCGCGATCCTTATTTTTCGAGTTACTACAGCGTCAACTTTGATGGCACTGGACAGAAGCTGCTCACGCCTGAGAATGCAGACCATGCGGTGACTTCGTCACCCGATGGCCGCTACTTTGTCGATGTGTATTCGACGCCGACGCAGCCGCAGACGACGGTGGTCCGCAATAGCGAGGGCAATCTGGTCGCCGAGGTGGCGAAGCAGGACATTGCGCGGCTGCTGGCTGCGGGGTGGGTGCCACCGACACCGATTACGGTGAAGGCCCGCGATGGCAAGACCGATCTTTATGGCTTGATGTTCAAGCCGACGAGCCTCGATGCCGCAAAGAAATACCCTATCGTGAACCATGTTTATCCGGGACCACAGACGGGCTCGTGCGGCAGCCGCAGCTTTGCGGCGGCGCACAAGGACGACCAATCGCTGGCGGAGCTGGGGTTTGTAGTGGTGTGCATCGACGGCATGGGAACGCCGGGTCGGTCGAAGGCGTTCCACGACTTCTACTCTGACAATCTCGGCGATGACACCATTCCCGATCAGATGGCAGGGATGAAGGAATTAGCTATTCGATACCCGTTCATCGACATCGATCGTGCCGGCATTTATGGACACTCCGGCGGCGGCAACGCAACCGTATCTGCGATGTTTCACTATCCACAATTTTTCACGACCGGCGTAGCGGAGAGCGGCAACCATGACAATCGCGACTACGAAGATGACTGGGCCGAGAAGTGGGCGGGGCTCGAGGTAAAGAGACCAGATGGCAGCAGCAATTACGACAGTCAGGCCAATCAGAATTATGCAAAGAACCTAAAGGGCCATCTTCTGCTGGTGCATGGAACGATGGACAATAACGTTCCGATGAACAATACACTGCTCGTCGTCGATGCACTGATCAAGGCGAACAAGGATTTTGATCTGTTGTTGATTCCGAATGCGGCCCACGCCTATGGCGAAGCTACCCAGTACATGACTCGGCGGCGGTGGGACTATTTTGTGCGCTATCTGGCAGGCGATGTGCCGCCGCATGAGTATGAGATGAAACCGTATGCCGAGGCCCAGGCAGCGTTGGCGCAATAGGCAGGGAGCGGAAACATTTTGGATGTCCATGTCCTGGAGCGGACATGGACACCCGGCTTGCACTGCCTACTGAACAATCTTGCCGTCGGCGGGAGTTGCGGGATTAGAGGAGTTGGACTCTGCTCCCGTCACCTGCCAGCCATTGCTGGTGTTGGTCAGTGTTGCGTGGGCAGCTTGCGGGCCGCTCACATCGGCGTGGATCTGGGGGTAAGCGTTCTGAGTCTCGGCGGCGGTGGCCCAGGAGGGCGCGTCTGCCAGAGTGTAGTGATATGTGACCTGCGTGGTGGCGCCGACATCCGATGTGGTCGGAGTTGAGCTGTCGATGCTGCTCACCTTGCGGTGACCGTAGCAGAAGTTGCCGAAACCGGGCTGCTGCACGTCGGCAGTCCAGGCAGAACGACCCTTGTCTGATAGGTCATAGTTGGTGACCTGTTTGCTGGCAATGATCATCTTCTTCTTTTCAGCGGTGGTACGCGTGAGCAGGCCTTGATCGACGAGTGCGTCGTAGCCGCTGGTCTTGCTGGTGTCAGAGGTGTCGGCCTGGACAGGAAACTTCACTGACTCGGGCCAGAGGCAGGCTGGGTGTGCGCTGTAGTAGGTATCGATGGCACTTTTAAAGTTCATGCTGTTATCGGTTTTCTTGTTGCAGCCAACGGTCAGCAGAGCGACTGCACCGCACAGGACAGCTGTGTGCAGCGTGGAGCGAATAGCTTGGGGTCTCATAGAATCTCCTCTTTCCCTATATGGGATGCAGAAGAACGGGCCCGCGTCTTATGCGTACGAGGTTGCCTGCACGCAGAGAATTTTTGCGGCTACATGTAGTCAACCCCATACTGCACGGGGATCTGCGTGAAGGCGATGCGCGTCGGCGCGGATTCGCGCGCCGACAGCATACCGGCGAAGTGCAGGGTGGTGTGGCCGTATTTGAGGTTGAGTTTGTCCATGGTGGCGGAGAGCTCGGCGCGGTTGTCGGGATCGCCGAACAGCTCCGCCTGGTATTCGCTCTCGGGAATGAGGTTGCGAAGCGTCACGCCCACGAAGAACGGCCTCTGGAAATCCTCTCCCTGCGGGCGCCGGCTCCAGATGCCGCGCAGCACCTCAAGCAGAGTCAGGGTGTCGCGGCAGTTCCTGAAGCGGGCCTCCATGCCCCAGCCCGAGTGGGTGAGGCCGCTGAAGTGGCGCTTCGTCTTCATGCGCGCCGCCTGCTCCTTCGTCATGGCAAAGCGTATTGTTACCGCCATCGAACCGCTGTAGAACTTCTCCATCCTGAGCCGCATCGCCGCCTTGTGCAGCAGCTTGTGAGCGATGGCCCATGCGCCCTCCTGCGTGCGGAACTCCGGCGCCATGACGTGCGAGTGGCCGAGCGACTTCTGCACGCCGCTCGCTACCGGAGCGCCGTCATCCCCAGTCTCTTCGCCGCGCAGCCAATGGTAGAGTCGGTCGCCCCATACGCTGTCCCAGAGCTTGTGCATTCCTGCGCGGTCGAGCGCCAGCAACTGCTCCATGGTGCGGATGCCCTTGGCGTTGAGGCGCACTTCAGTCTTTGCGCCTACGCCGGGGAGGTCGCGCAGTTCGAGATGCGCGATAGCGCGGGGCAGTTGCGACGGCAACAGGCCGATCAAGCCGTCGGGCTTCTGCATGTCGCTGGCGATCTTGGCAAGGTAGCGGTTGGGGGCCATGCCGATAGAACAGCGCAAGGCCTCGCCCACATTCTTGTAGATGGACTGTTTGATTTCGAGTGCAATCTTTCTCGCCCGCGGCGGCTCCTGCTCGCGGCCTATCAACTGGCACGCCATCTCGTCGATCGACGGATTATGAGCTACAGGACAGACCAGATCCACGGCCTCAGAGATGGCTTTGGAATACCTCGCATACTCTTCGTGGTCTCCCTCGATCAGCACAATGTCGGGGAAGATTCGCTTGGCCTCGCCGACCTGCGTTCCTGTCTTGATGCCGAGAGCCTTTGCCTCATAGCTGGCGGCGATGCAGCAGGTCGTGTCCGCCTGCGTGGGCACCACCGCCAACGGGCGTCCACGATACTCCGGATGCAGTTGTTGCTCGACCGACGCGAAAAAGCTGTTCAGGTCGATGTGCAGGAAGCCGAACCGGTCGTGTTGAGCATGGGGCAGCATCTGAGAATTGACTCAGATTATATTCGCTCTCTATTCGCTATTCAGTCTTTTCTTTGCCGAAACGCTACAGCAAATCAAACACTGGCCGTAGCGGGCAGAATCTCCGAAACATCGACCCACTGCGTCGGGTAATTCCCCGTATAACAAGCGGTGCAATAAGTATTCGGCTCTGCATCGCCCTCGGTGCAGCAATGGAGCAGCCCATTCAGCGAAAGATAAGCCAGCGAATCCGCCTCGATGAACTCGCAGATCTCCTTGACCGACTTGTTGGCCGCGATAAGGTCTTTCTTACTCGGCGTATCGACCCCATAGAAACAAGGTGAGATCGTCGGCGGACACGAGATGCGCAGATGCACCTCAGTCGCCCCCGCGGCACGCACCATCCGCACGATCTTCCGCGAAGTTGTGCCGCGAATGATCGAGTCGTCGATCAAGATGACGCGCTTGCCTTCGAGCAGCGAGCGCACCGGGTTCAGCTTCATGCGTACGCCAAAGTCGCGCGTCCGTTGCTCCGGCTGGATAAACGTGCGGCCAACGTAGTGGTTGCGAATGAGTCCGAGGTTGAACGGAATTCCAGACTCCTCCGCATAACCAATCGCCGCGGTCACACCTGAGTCCGGCACTGGAACGATCAGGTCGGCAGGAACGCCCGACTCCCGCGCGAGTTGCCGCCCCATCTCCGCCCGCGACTGCTGCACCCATCGTCCAAAGACCTTCGAGTCGGGCCGCGCAAAATAAACATGCTCGAAGATGCAGCTCGCCTGCTCGGTCGTCGTATCGAAGTACCGCGAAGTGACTCCATCCTCCGAGACCATAATCAGCTCGCCCGGCTTCACGTCGCGCTCGTACTTGGCATGAAGCAGGTCGAAGGCACAGGTCTCAGAA from Edaphobacter paludis includes:
- a CDS encoding TrmH family RNA methyltransferase gives rise to the protein MLNQQQLDQVCVILVRARNPNNIGAVARAMHDFGFRNLRVVNEYAVPFATARSAVDASEVLAGAVEFGSVADAVADCTLVVGTTAVGERALLHPLHALPEAAAEISEAMARGGRVALLFGSEKTGLSNDELSHCHWLLTIPMQKHEDLRHPSMNLGQAVAVCLYELVRETGIHVGVGVPAAAEAGEVERLTALLTEVLEKTGYTRRHPANCDEAQIRRLVLRMGVAASDAPVWMGILRQMLWKVRGGEAKDE
- a CDS encoding DPP IV N-terminal domain-containing protein; the protein is MLVGKRGLLVAGVVAGCCLSVGALAQGRQLTPEDYARAEKFMDYNVNPLVFHTVEHPKWMEDGRFWYADRGPDGVTFILVDPATGAKTPAFDQDRLAAALTTATGGKTKFDAHHLAITDIALKDARTAFVNVSGMTMRCDLNAPVKCKEVTMPKEGDAARLLSESRGVAEADISPDGKKVAFIRDYNLWVRDTTTGKDTQLTKDGVKDFGYATDNAGWQQSDNAILVWSADSKKIATFQQDQRKDGEMYLVPVTNGHPVLKAWKYPLVGDADVTMIERVIIDVDKRKVIRLKMPPDQHRSTLCDDVSCEATKTWDDVQWSEDGKHLAFVSTSRDHKQEWLRVADAANGDVRDVMSETVATYFESGNGKVNWKYLPQSNEVLWFSERDNWGQMYLYDLTTGKLKNQITHGDGNVTQVLHVDEKARKIYFLAVGKEAGRDPYFSSYYSVNFDGTGQKLLTPENADHAVTSSPDGRYFVDVYSTPTQPQTTVVRNSEGNLVAEVAKQDIARLLAAGWVPPTPITVKARDGKTDLYGLMFKPTSLDAAKKYPIVNHVYPGPQTGSCGSRSFAAAHKDDQSLAELGFVVVCIDGMGTPGRSKAFHDFYSDNLGDDTIPDQMAGMKELAIRYPFIDIDRAGIYGHSGGGNATVSAMFHYPQFFTTGVAESGNHDNRDYEDDWAEKWAGLEVKRPDGSSNYDSQANQNYAKNLKGHLLLVHGTMDNNVPMNNTLLVVDALIKANKDFDLLLIPNAAHAYGEATQYMTRRRWDYFVRYLAGDVPPHEYEMKPYAEAQAALAQ
- a CDS encoding DNA polymerase, whose translation is MLPHAQHDRFGFLHIDLNSFFASVEQQLHPEYRGRPLAVVPTQADTTCCIAASYEAKALGIKTGTQVGEAKRIFPDIVLIEGDHEEYARYSKAISEAVDLVCPVAHNPSIDEMACQLIGREQEPPRARKIALEIKQSIYKNVGEALRCSIGMAPNRYLAKIASDMQKPDGLIGLLPSQLPRAIAHLELRDLPGVGAKTEVRLNAKGIRTMEQLLALDRAGMHKLWDSVWGDRLYHWLRGEETGDDGAPVASGVQKSLGHSHVMAPEFRTQEGAWAIAHKLLHKAAMRLRMEKFYSGSMAVTIRFAMTKEQAARMKTKRHFSGLTHSGWGMEARFRNCRDTLTLLEVLRGIWSRRPQGEDFQRPFFVGVTLRNLIPESEYQAELFGDPDNRAELSATMDKLNLKYGHTTLHFAGMLSARESAPTRIAFTQIPVQYGVDYM
- the purF gene encoding amidophosphoribosyltransferase — its product is MALGEVELELGEEDGTPFDKLREECGVMAIYNHPDAARMTYWGLYSLQHRGQESGGIASADGQNVNDIKGMGLVSEIFTDEVLAKLPGHIAIGHTRYSTTGDSALLNAQPISVDSTKGLIAIAHNGNLVNLGTARERLERDGALFQTTSDSEIIIQLIAHSKHSTLVDCIADSLRQVEGAFSIVMMTRNRIFAARDPHGFRPLSMGRIPGVDGAPDTFVFASETCAFDLLHAKYERDVKPGELIMVSEDGVTSRYFDTTTEQASCIFEHVYFARPDSKVFGRWVQQSRAEMGRQLARESGVPADLIVPVPDSGVTAAIGYAEESGIPFNLGLIRNHYVGRTFIQPEQRTRDFGVRMKLNPVRSLLEGKRVILIDDSIIRGTTSRKIVRMVRAAGATEVHLRISCPPTISPCFYGVDTPSKKDLIAANKSVKEICEFIEADSLAYLSLNGLLHCCTEGDAEPNTYCTACYTGNYPTQWVDVSEILPATASV